The DNA window tatatctacTTATAGAGTCGGAAACGCGACCTTCCtcgaaattatatattatatctgCATAACGGCTATAGGGACAATGCAATCTCATtaacattttcaatatttacctCCTCTTGGTCATCAGCGTTCTCCTTCCGTACGGTGCGCGCCCTTTTCATTGGTACCACTTGAGACTCGTCTTCAAGCTCCGATTCTGGCGAAAATTCGTGATCGGAACGGAAGAGTGGCGAACCGGGATCCGTTTCATAGTGAGGTggctcctcctcttcctcctcgcTCTCTGGCTGTTCCTCTGAATCGGAGGACCAGCCATCCTTGCCAGGacacttttttttcttcttattacgggcctcctcctccgcctcgcTAGCCTCAGATTCTGATTCCTCTCCTGAGGGCTCTAGTACAGTAGGATCTGCTTCCTTCTCtgccttcttctttttcttaaGCTCTTGTTTCATGGTACGAAGAGCAACCTCCTCTTGCTTTCGCCTTTCAGCCTCCTCTTTGATCTTCTGTTGGGCAATGCGCCTAGATTGGCGCACAGGTGTCTCCGATTCGTTGGTCTCGATGATATTGGTAGTATCCACATCACGCTTTTTTCTCGGCCCTCGTCCACGACCCACCCTTGGCTTTGGCTCCTCGATGGGTTCTTCTTTGATGGTTTTTTCCTCTATCTTCTTCCCATTTTCTGAATTTTCTGGGACTGGATCGTCTTTAGGTTCAGATTTTAGTTTGGCACcaatttttaaagttttttcatCATCTTCGGATTCCTGCTGCAGCTCGGCATTGACCTCTGCCTGCATTTTATCCCTGGCCCCACCTCGAGTCCTTTTTGGCTGAGGAAGCTCGGAGTGAGTGACAGCAACTCCACCTCTGCGTCCAGAACGACGTGCAGATCCCTCCGGTGCAGGCGATTGATCTTTAACTAAAGGTGATTCATCCTTTGCAGACAGTGCAAGAGGATCCTCGACCTCCTCTTGTATGTCCTGCTCGTTGTTGCGCTTCAACTTCTCGCTGACGGCTGACGTAGGTACTTCAGTAGGGGAGGATTCATTAGAAAACGACTCATTTGCATCCTCACTGCTACGACGCTTCCGATGACGATCGTCCGGATGACCAATTGAGCTAGGAGCTGGAACTGCAGGCCCAAGGGTCTCACTGTTTGTTCGTTTTCTTGGAATGGGCTCTTCTTCACTCTCCGCCTGTTGCAGTTGAGTCAAGAGATTTTTCTTTAGGGGCTTGGTTATCGGTGTTTTTCTTTGCAGACTTAAGGAGCTGATGGGAGGTGTAGCTTCTCTTGTTTCCTGGGGCCGATGCGTTGACTTCTCTATTTCTTTTACAAGCGTTGTTTCCGGCAAATCCTTCTCTGTAGTTTTCTTTAACTTTTTTTCGATAATTTCCTCCAGAGTCGGCTTCGGTTTAGTGTGAGGAGCTATACACTTTCGCCGAATGCGCGCGTCGTCTTCTCCGCTGGACGAAGTAGTTTCTTCTATCTGCGATTTTTGAACCTCGACCTTTCGTCTGGCCTCCGCGTTAGTGGTCTTTGGTCTCATTTTAATGCGCTTGCCGCCCACATCTAGATCATTTAGGATTGGATTGTCATCTTGCGGTTCCTCTTCCTGCACTTCGCTTTCGGAGGTGGAGTTTCTCAGAGCGGACTGAGAGTCATTAAGACGCCGCTTTCGATTTAATAACGTAGACGGCTTAGGTACTGAAACATCCTCACCAGAACCTCCCGTTCTTAATTTAACATCAATCTCTCTGGATTTGTTATTGTCTGCGAAAAGTAAGATTTCGGATGTACTTGGACCTTTGGATTGCACACTATTAATTTCAAGACAGACTGTATTCGTTTCgctatttgatttatttttaggtgGATCATCTTGAAACAAGGTTTTAACTTGTTCAGAcatgttatttttttcgttgGCTTTTTCTGCAAAAGATTCAATTAAACATTTCGATTTAACTGTTTCATCTTTCACTTCCTTTAAAGATTCTTTAGCGCCCATTACCGTTTCCTGttctgattttattttgtaatcaTTTTGGTTAGATACATGGCTTATTGCTTCACGCGAATCTGTCTCATTAGATTCAGGGTCCAAGTCTTTTTTCGAAATTTGCTGATGATTTATTAAAAGCTTATCCTTCTCAACTGGACCGTTTTCTTGGACGCATTCTTCTGTTACGCGTTCCTTTGTATTTCCTAGTTCATCTGGAACTTGGCACATTTCCTTAGTCTGAAAGGATGATTGGTCACTTTCATTTGCATTGTTGACTGAAACTTCATTTATCGTATGCTTCACTTCTTCTATTGGCTCACTTTCTGTATGACCTTCAGAGATTTCCTCATTCTTTTCAATCACGCTTACTGTACTTTCCTGTATATTCCTTGTAGCCACCGGTTTGAGTTCCTTTTCTTTCATTTGATCATCTGagattttgtttactttagcTTCTTGGCATATGTTAGCCtcttctgcagctgcagctgaatGGTCCTCAATATCTCCCACAGTTTTAATGAGTTCGCTGCCATTTCGCGGCAGTATGTTATCCATGCACTTTTGACTTTCACCATTTGCTTTCTCCTCGCTCAAGCTGTCGAAAATGCTGCGTTTTGCCTCCGACTTTGATGTTTGCTTCATGGGACTCAGCTTGAGACATCCGGgctcgccaaaaaaaaacgtggCCTTTGGTTCCGACGTGTGCGTTGTCGTTTCTTTCTCGGAAGCTTCGTTTTTACTATTTCCCACGAGACAGTCGGTCCCCAACCCTTGACCAATGACATGGACCATTGGATCTGTGATGGCTTCACCGACCTCCAAGTCATCCTCGTAGTCGAAATTGCACAAATTATCGTCCATTAAATTATAAGGAATGGCCTCACAGTCTCGTCCTGATCCTTGTCCCTTCACCACGATCGTTGGATCCTCTATAGTCTCGCCAGTATCTTCCTCATCGTCATCTTCCTCGATATCCGCCGCCGCGCTATCGATATCTTCCTCTTCCTCACCCTCATCCAATTCAGAatcctcctcgtcctcttCTTCCCCGTCCTCTTCTTCGGACTCTCCTTCGATTTCATCCTTGGTGCTTTCGTAGCGACTTGGCTTTTTGATTCGCTTGGTATCCAGCAGTGTGGGACGGTGCTTCTTTTGCTGTTCCTCCTGGGCGGCTGTGGGGCTGCTGTCTACGTCCTCGAGGGAACGTTTTTTTGTTGGGGCCGGGGAAGCGCTTCTTAAAAGCTTGGCCTGGTTAATAAGCAGTGGCTAAAATATCAAGAATGAATTCTTATCTAAAAATGCTTAACTCCTTGGCTTCATCCATACACACCTTAACCCTTTTGGACTTTTGATCCTCTTGCTCGGGAGAGCGCAGTTTAATCTTTAGATTGGGCACAGTTTTTACGGTCCCATCTACTATTTCTTCTTCATCCTCTTTCTCTTCGGGGGGCGGTTGTTTTGGAGGAcaactgttgctgctactGGTGTCCTCATCGGCCTCACCAATGTCCTTCGAAGGAAGTACCACCTCATTTCCGCGCAGCCTTGCAATAAGATTTACAAACTCGTCCCGGTTTGTGGCAACCACCTGCCAGATTTCCTCGTCTAGATGCTCCTGGTAGATTCGCAGGTTACAGTCGGTATCCTGGGTCAGCCAGTAGGCGTGTCCCAACCGGTCCCTTCCAATTGGCTCTGAGCGCAAGGTATCTGCATTCAAGGTGAGGATGTGGGCCCGAAACTTGGCGTTGCGCTCGAACTGACTTTCGAGAAGTTCCTGTACGGGAAAATAGCCCTTCAGCAATATATACCAGATTGTACGAAATTGGCCACTCACCCGAAATATTCTCAGCTTGACCTTCAAGCTGGAGTTCTTGTAACCGAAACGTTCGATTTCCCAGGCATCTTGTACCGAATAACCGAAGCAGAATTTGCTGAGGGCTGACTCCCAACTTTTCTCATGAACCGTCTTACGGGTCTTACGGAGCAGCTTTATGTGCAAGTCCTTTAGCTCAGGAACTGCAAAGAGGagttataattatttgttagGAAATGTACAACGAAAATGCACTAAGTAATAATAAGGGCATTTTCTGCAAGTGTAGGCTTTTTGTATCTGATGTTGCTTAcgaggaaaaatacaaaatgtcgaaacatttatatttctttttttaaaaatatatattcagcAGCCCTCCCATTCGGAACcttaaatgttttcaaatgcAGATGTACcatgaaaaaattataactcttattgtttaataGTTTAATAGTGCCAAAACCAAATTAACTTACCATCTCTGAAAAAGGCAATACAAGTAAAAGTAGGCCTTCAAGATTTGTTTTGTATATTGCGCTTGTGTTGAGAAGAAAACAAATCGCAGTGCTCTCTCTACCATTGAGTAATCCCTTTCTCTCTCACCAGCCAAGCGCACTCTCCGGAGCGAAGCATTGGTAAACCTCTGAAGCAGACCCATTCGAAAACCCTGCATCTTTGGTTTCCATTAAACCTGGCTTCACTTCATTTAGCGAAGAGCAGCCCCCACATTTATCACACCACTCCCTTGCCCACTCACCTTCGTTGTTGTTTGTCAACCACTCCTGCAGATGCCTGAAGTTGGGCAGGCTGAGACCCAGGTCCTTGGAAAATTTCTGCAGGAAGGCGCAAATCACCGCAAAGTCCGGATCGTTGGCGCATGTGTGCAGCGTGGAGGTGAGGGCGTCGTCGTCCTTGCACTCCTCCGATATTGAATCCGTCGGAAGCGGGATCGGATTGGTGGGCGCCGCAGCCGCAGCTGAGGACGCCGCCATTTTTCATGCGTCCCCGAGAACGGGTGAAAATTTTCGGATGTTGTATACTACTCTGGCAAAACCGCGCAATGGGCACTGCAAAAACGAGTCATTTGTCCAAGGCTCAAGCTCTCTGGAAGCGCGGCACTGCAAGACTACGAGAGTGCATAGTTCTGGCCGCGAGACAGCTCTTGTACGGGCTAAAATTCTATTTTAAACAAGCGAAAAGGCTTTATTTTCTGTTGTGTGTTTCAGTGTGGCCGCGCATTCACTTTTCGACAATACAGCAGATTGCACCAATGTATTTGGAGCGAGTTGGCAGCCGATGCTGTGGGGAACTAGTTTCTAATATTCTTTTGGTATGTGCAAACTAGTTGTCGGCATTCCGCTTTTTTACTAAATGATCCTACTTTACAGAACCAAAggatattgattttttacaATTCGAgaacacattttaatttttaagataGTCATTTTACAGAGATTTGTGATAAAACAGCTCTTAAATATGAAACCACGATGGGACTTTTTGGTAAAACATAACAACTaatcaaaaaatttacatttaacattttgatTAATCGAAATCAAATTGTACTCTTAGACAaactaaattcaattatattgTAATCGTTGTAAATGcagataattttttttttgttcttcagtGCAGATtgccaattaattaaaaaaaaaaacataaattttccgTTACGCAAATGTGTTAacggtatttttggtatttgaaGAACACGACTGGTTCGAGTCCCGAAACCAGTTCCAATGAGCACTAcattagtgtgtgtgtgtaggggGAATTTGTTGATAGATAGAACGAGAAAAACAGTCGctgcaaaacaacaaagaacgACGCAAACCAagcgaatttaaatttaagtaatCAAGTCAAATCAATTCGCGTTACTTATCTGCCATCGTCGATCAAGATCTTGTGTACAAACAGCGAAACACTGCTCCTGTATACagcagaaataaaaatcatcTAAAGGCCAGTGAAAGTGTAACGAGATAAAAAGATACAATCAGGAAAACTTCAGTAGCAATGACCACATATCAAATGAACTTCAACCAGGACTTTACGTAAGTAGAGACATCTGTGCTTAATTTTTTAGTTCCAAGCCAGGAAGGTCACCACAGCGAAAAAGTGGCAAAACCACGGGCAAGCAATTGAGACACAAAACGACAAATGAGAAGGGTAAACAAGGCGAAAACAGCTGCTGTGGGGGAGGTGGGCGGGGATCGTTAGTGTGTCTGTGGGTGAGCGTGAATTGGCGTCATTATTCGTGTGTGTGTAGTTTATTAGAACATGCAAACAAGCAGTTCCAATTACAATGACATGCATCTATTTTGGAATGCTTTCCCCGTTACGGGAGGTCTGGTAACCAAACTAGGTACACTGTCCTAGGTACGCGGTCCAACCCCGCTAGCCAACAATGGTCTACAGGGGCGGCCAGCAAGGGGCTTAATAAGCAGTATTTCCATTGCGATGACCACTGTGCGGGACACCAACACTCGCACGATTGGCGCACAATTGCGTGTTTATGCGCAACAGCTGATGTCGCAGCAAAAACTGTGCTAAGACAGCACGAACTGTGGAACAAATGAAAGTGCAGAGCGATAAGGCCGATAGCTTTTAAAAATGACAAGGAACAAATAGGAGTCACTCTTGCGGGAGCGCACTGTGACGCAGCTTCTACTCTCGAGCTTAATTAACCAGTTTCTCTATTGCACGGTATGTTTATTTTCGCTCAGCTGATGTCATTAAAAAACAAGGTGAGGGAAAAAGTGCATGTGAGCCTAAGAAAGAGAGAACGAGACAAAGAAAAACGAAATGGTGAAGGGAGATTTCTAATCAGAAACAAATCAATTAGCCCGTGCGGGTGAATGGACGCGAAAACGAAAATCAAGCGATTTTTTCTATTATCTTTTGGGGcttttactttaatttttcataaagtgtttataataaaagaaaaataagttaaaattAGTTCTTTACGAAATGAAgcataaaaaaatttgaaattaaattgttctTAATTTTCTATTAAACTACTATTAACTTCAAGAGGTACTTTATGACAAATCTAACGAAAATAGCTAGAAATTTAGATGGACTAAGTGGTACGTAATAATATTTTGGGTATTTGCGGATTGTGTTTAAAGGAAATTATAAGGCCTTCTTTATCATcgcattaaataaaataaacataaactaaaaaattttaaatgacggttatatgtacatatgatGCATAGGTTAATATATTGTTTCACACTGGGTCTTTGGTGAAAagtattattttgtttatttatttttctaggTGGTCGAATAAgtcttgtgtttgtgtgcgtcATCAAGTTTCTTGagtttgttgttatttatttgatagCCTGCGCAATTGCTCATCAGcttaaattttaatgcaatCGACTGTAAGTGCACTTTTGCCTGATGGGTAAATTTATGTTCGATGTCCCTTGTAAAAAAATGGCAAGCGTGTGCGTTTATTTTTCTTCAACACTGCATTTGTTTACTAACAAcgcgaaaacaaaaatattttagagagcaacaacaaacaagagACCTCAATGCGCTATCGCATAACAAGGGGCCTAGTAACCTTGGGCCCCATTTTAGCGTCGTTACGCCTTTGGCGGGAACAAGTTTCGGTTTTAAGAGAACAAATAGTCagaaataacaacaacacgtGTTGCGCTCACTGATCACTTTAACAGGCTTATCGCAGGGAGCGAGCGCTCAACCCAACTACATATGTGCCAAAATCGTAAAATCGTAATAATTGGCAGAGCTCACCTTGTAAAGACACAAAACTGGTTTTAATACTTGAACACTTGAAAATACGGGCCACCACCAATCTCCAACTGGCACTTCAAACATCTGGCAGCCTCGCCAGGTTTGCGGGTATGGCCACACTGAAAAATGCGGCACCGCTGACATTGAAAAGGCGAGAATTAAGCGATAATTGATTGCAGTTTGAAATACGAGCGAGAGAGTGCATGGGTAAAAATCAATACAGGGAGCAGAACCAATGGAGCAGCGCGCCAACTTCCTGGCTCTGACCCTCCTGGACGCCCTGGAGGACGAGAACGAGACGGATATAATGTCGATGCTGGAGAGAAACTGCATAAACGCTGGCATCGTGCCCTGCGAGCGCGGACTGGCTCCCTTGCACTACGTGTGCGGCATGCGAAACGGGGGATTGGCCCAGCGGATCCTGGAACGATTTCTTAAGTGTCCCGACCTTGACGTAAATGCCCTGTGCGACGGCCAGACTACGGCGCTGCACATCGCCAGCATTTACGGGCGGACGGAACTGGTGAGGATGCTGCTGAAGCGCGGAGCTCGCGCGGACCTGGCTGACGAGGAGAACAAGCTGCCTGTTCACTACGCCATTGAGGAGTGCCACTTCGaggtgctgcagctgctcagGGATCACATCTTCCGTGAGAGACAGAGccagaagaagcagcagcagcgagtTCAGGCGGTCGACGCTCTAACGCCAAATCAGCCGAGGTACAATCACGATGTAACTTCCCCGTACTACATTAACATCACTCACAGGCGGCATCGACCGCAGCCGAAGTTTCCGGAGCCGACGGAGGAGGAATGCACCGATATTCCGCCACTGCCGGATGAGGAGTCTGTGAACCTATTTGCTCTCACTGAAGCTCATCTTACCCAACTCATACAGAGCCAACGGGAGAACCAGCCGGAGGATCCTTTTCAGCCAAAGCGGCGAACTCTTATTGAAAGTTGGCGCGAGAAGGTGGAACGCTCCCGCGCCCGCCTGTTCCTGCTCCATCAGTACGACGAGCATGTGGAAGCGCTGGTGGATGATGCCATTAGTCAGGAGGACTTCAGCTATAAGGAGCACTTGCAGAAGAAGCTCAGGGATGAGGACAATCCGAGAAATCTGACAGAGGATGCTGCCACCTCGGGTCGGCAGGTGTTCGAGATGCTAGTGGAGCAGGTATCTCAGGCGGTCGTCGAGGAGCCAAAGCCACTCCCGGAGCACAGCTTCTACACTGCCCAGGGCGACGAGGAGGACGTGGCAGAGAACTCACCACGCCAGAATGAGTACTTTCTGCAAATCAAGGAGGCCTACGTTCACACTGACGACGAGAATGGATTAGTTTTTTACGAAGCGAGATACCTACAGAATAGGGAAAAGCGGGAGACAGTCGAGCAAACTCCTAAAGAGAGGAGGCAGGATTTGGAAAGCTCTGTGAGCACCAATTATACCCTGCCACTAGACTACGAAACGGACGCTTTGCGCCGGGAGTTGACACAACTGGGTGCTTCGGTGGGTCCCATTACCAAAACAACTAAGCGGTTGTACATTAAGCAGCTAATCAAATACAAGCGCAATACAGAGGCGCTGCAGGCAGCCCAAAAGCACGCCCAGGAGGCGCAGATCCGCTACTCGGTGGAACTTCATCGTACACTGCGGTCGCCAGAGGACTTTGAGAGGATAAGTGATTACTTGCCCCATGAAGCAGCCTCTGCAGCGCATTTCGCAAAGTGTGGggtgacaaaaaaaaacctgcGAGAGGGACACCTCAAACAGAGCTTTATCTACATGTTAATCGATCCACGCATTTCGCGGAATCTGCCTGGGGAGAGCGCTTTTCTCGAAAAGTTCGAGGCTTGGCAGCGTTTCCTAGACTCAATTTTTTACGTAGGTAAGGGCAAGTCTTCGCGACCGTATGCTCACCTTTACGACGCTATGCGGCAGCACACACGCCTTCATCAAAAGCGCGAAAAGGATAAAACAAATAGGGAACGCGTTGGCGGATTCCGCACCATGCAGCCAGATGTCTTCCGCTCCCCGCCACCGGGAGATGGCAAGATGGGAAGCCGTAAGCTGGAGCGCATCTTGGATATTTGGCAACATGGGAGTGGAGTCGTATGTCTGCATGTCTTTCACAACATCTTGCCAATTGATGCATACACACGCGAAGCGTCTATAATAGACGCGCTGGGCTTGAATCATCTTACCAATATGAAGCGCGGCGACTACTACGGACCGGCTCAGTCATGGACTATGAAACAGAAAAAGCAGCTGGGAATCTGTCTGCTTCTTAAGGCCATGCACATCTATCTGGCGGAGGGAGAATCCCAGTTGTCGCCAAGCGACCTTCTCTGAGAACGGGAAATTAAATGTGGTTCCGAAAAAATATTGACAATTAGCACCAAGTACAAAGTGGAGCGGCGCATCTAGAAAATGTTCATAAATGGATCTCAAGattaattatatttagaaaatagGCATATACTTGGGGTGTTAGAAGAGCTAAGTTTGAACTTAAAGCAGTAGTTTACAAATTTGAATTCCAGCTTCGACCATTAGCggtaacatttttaaatggcTGTTGATTTGCAAagtattatttcatttattttttgtcaaATAGTATTACAATTTAGAAGGGTAGtcttatataataaataaaaaataaataataaaaatacatcaCTCAAGGATACTTTTTACctattttttctttacttaAGAATTGCTGAaacattattgtttatttcattttacaaaattattcaTTAGTTGCCAAAGCAACAATGAACAACTAATCTAGTACTATCTCTTTTGTtcgaaaaaatttaatatgtaCTAATACTTGGAGTTTAAATATTGGCCCTGCATAAGCTCATAATTCTTACGTATTTAAATGTCGGTGAACATTCTTCATTCAAAACTACCAAACCGAGGAAATAAGTAATCAAGATCTTTTCTCGTACATTTCAGGGCCAATCAATTAAAGCATCAATATACACTTTATAGGGTTGAACTCTTCCTTCTACTTTTGACGGATATAGTTAACgcttttactttacgagtaacgggagTAACGAAATTATATGTTATTGCTCTGTAAAGCACTACCCTCTCCGTAAGGAGCAATACGTATGTTGACCGAAATTTTGACCTAACCGAATAGGGTAACATCTTAAGCATATGGTGAAAGTTTGAATTC is part of the Drosophila yakuba strain Tai18E2 chromosome 2R, Prin_Dyak_Tai18E2_2.1, whole genome shotgun sequence genome and encodes:
- the LOC26535642 gene encoding uncharacterized protein LOC26535642; translated protein: MEQRANFLALTLLDALEDENETDIMSMLERNCINAGIVPCERGLAPLHYVCGMRNGGLAQRILERFLKCPDLDVNALCDGQTTALHIASIYGRTELVRMLLKRGARADLADEENKLPVHYAIEECHFEVLQLLRDHIFRERQSQKKQQQRVQAVDALTPNQPRYNHDVTSPYYINITHRRHRPQPKFPEPTEEECTDIPPLPDEESVNLFALTEAHLTQLIQSQRENQPEDPFQPKRRTLIESWREKVERSRARLFLLHQYDEHVEALVDDAISQEDFSYKEHLQKKLRDEDNPRNLTEDAATSGRQVFEMLVEQVSQAVVEEPKPLPEHSFYTAQGDEEDVAENSPRQNEYFLQIKEAYVHTDDENGLVFYEARYLQNREKRETVEQTPKERRQDLESSVSTNYTLPLDYETDALRRELTQLGASVGPITKTTKRLYIKQLIKYKRNTEALQAAQKHAQEAQIRYSVELHRTLRSPEDFERISDYLPHEAASAAHFAKCGVTKKNLREGHLKQSFIYMLIDPRISRNLPGESAFLEKFEAWQRFLDSIFYVGKGKSSRPYAHLYDAMRQHTRLHQKREKDKTNRERVGGFRTMQPDVFRSPPPGDGKMGSRKLERILDIWQHGSGVVCLHVFHNILPIDAYTREASIIDALGLNHLTNMKRGDYYGPAQSWTMKQKKQLGICLLLKAMHIYLAEGESQLSPSDLL